Proteins encoded in a region of the Zonotrichia albicollis isolate bZonAlb1 chromosome 22, bZonAlb1.hap1, whole genome shotgun sequence genome:
- the SMYD4 gene encoding SET and MYND domain-containing protein 4 isoform X2, which produces MALPVAEWQGRAARLWAALEPALRERLEAASLQDAVRLGCDVLRSKEEEEAALEQLCHRAPTDKKPEAASWYREQGNREFKRGRYQAALRLYSKVCLEDIARAESRGYPDRLLPKVLLRKAECLLCLGRLQDAQDVLRVLESKIALDGAMTTHLTRLKKLSQLKVKLGEKEKCPEPARGEHGGTQGEPEIWEENSRISGASSSLSLSFDADRGRHLVASQDMVAGQSLVKEEAFVSVLCPGDSLALQDGDTAWDTRATNADLYCHRCLRQLLASVPCQGCSYAKYCSQDCADRAWQQYHRTECPLGALLLTLGVFCHVALRTVLLAGFAEVSRLVEMSHHGDRNLQNPEGSCKPLSEAADAGGGSRGVPGCDSSGRYQSSYQALFHLLPHTEQHSPEHKFLCTLSVVALCKQLQAAGLEAAVLSQESPQQCSKPKTCEKTSEELSPELKTVAEAMLRHVLQLQCNAQAITVMQEMGPGDGAVVDKKPVRLATAFFPVLSLLNHSCCPNTSVSFSGTAATVRAAQPISSGQEVLHCYGPHWCRMRVAERQQLLKQYFFECRCPACLQELESGAKSVVSIRNSFCCPKCQAQMQGEEDTLCCSNEACATSASRDQLSGRLQDLQQQIKKALELLRVGKADQAIKMLLKCQMDAGTFLSPEHLLMGEMEDHLAQVYATLGKWQEAARHLKKSIEIVEMHHGPSSVETGHELFKLAQILFNGFAVSEALSTIQRAEGILSVHFGPQSAQMQELQEMKACLSELPRNILQRT; this is translated from the exons ATGGCGCTGCCGGTGGCGGAGTGGCAGGGCCGCGCCGCCCGGCTCTGGGCCGCGCTGGAGCCGGCGCTGAGGGAGCGGCTGGAGGCGGCTTCGCTTCAGGACGCGGTGCGGTTGGGTTGCGATGTGCTCCG gagcaaggaggaggaggaggcagccctggagcagtTGTGCCACCGGGCACCCACGGACAAGAAGCCGGAGGCTGCGAGCTGGTACCGGGAGCAGGGAAACCGGGAATTCAAACGGGGCCGGTACCAGGCTGCCCTGAGGCTCTACTCCAAG GTTTGTTTGGAAGATATTGCCAGGGCTGAAAGCCGTGGCTATCCAGACAGGCTGCTGCCCAAGGTCCTGCTGCGGAAAGCTGAgtgcctgctgtgcctggggaggTTACAGGATGCACAGGATGTCCTCAGGGTGCTGGAGAGTAAAATTGCTCTGGATGGGGCCATGACTACACACCTGACACGGCTAAAAAAGCTAAGTCAGCTGAAGGTTAAATTGGGTGAGAAAGAGAAGTGTCCAGAGCCTGCACGAGGAGAACATGGTGGCACTCAAGGGGAGCCAGAGATCTGGGAAGAGAACAGCAGGATTTCAGGTGCATCCTCATCCCTGAGCCTGAGTTTTGATGCAGACAGAGGACGTCACTTGGTGGCCTCCCAGGACATGGTGGCAGGACAGAGCCTGGTGAAGGAGGAGGCCTTTGTCAgcgtgctgtgccctggggacagccttGCCCTGCAGGATGGTGACACAGCGTGGGACACCCGAGCCACCAACGCAGACCTTTACTGCCACCGCTGtctgaggcagctcctggcctcagtgccctgccagggctgcagttATGCCAAGTACTGCAGCCAGGACTGTGCAGACAGGGCCTGGCAGCAGTACCACAGGACAGAGTGTCCCCTGGGAGCGCTGCTCCTCACCCTGGGGGTCTTCTGCCACGTGGCCCTGAGGACTGTCCTGCTGGCAGGATTTGCAGAGGTCAGCAGGTTGGTGGAAATGTCCCACCATGGGGACAGGAACCTTCAGAACCCTGAGGGAAGCTGCAAGCCTCTCAGTGAGGCAGCAGatgcaggaggtggcagcagaggTGTCCCTGGTTGTGACAGCAGTGGTCGGTACCAGAGCTCTTACCAAGCTCTGTTCCACCTTTTGCCCcacactgagcagcacagccctgagcacaaGTTCCTCTGCACTCTCAGTGTGGTAGCTCTGTGCAAACAGCTGCAAGCAGCTGGCCTGGAGGCTGCTGTGTTGAGTCAGGAATCACCTCAACAGTGCTCCAAACCAAAGACATGTGAGAAAACCTCAGAGGAATTGTCCCCAGAGCTGAAGACTGTGGCAGAAGCAATGCTGAGGCACGTGTTGCAGCTGCAGTGTAATGCACAAGCAATCACTGTAATGCAGGAGATGG ggcctggagatggggctgTTGTAGATAAGAAGCCTGTGAGGCTGGCAACAGCCTTCTTCCCTGTCCTCAGCCTCCTGAACCACTCGTGCTGCCCCAACACCAGCGTGTCGTTCAGCGGGACAGCTGCCACTgtcagggcagcacagccaaTCTCAAGTGGCCAAGAGGTTTTGCATTGCTATG ggcctcacTGGTGCAGGATGAGGGTTGCTGAGAGACAGCAGCTTCTCAAGCAGTATTTCTTTGAGTGTCGCTGCCCAGCGTGCCTCCAGGAGTTAGAGTCTGGTGCCAAGAGTGTGGTGTCCATCAGAAATTCGTTCTGCTGTCCCAAATGCCAGGCCCAAATGCAG GGGGAAGAAGACACCCTTTGCTGTTCAAATGAAGCTTGTGCAACCTCAGCCAGCAGAGATCAGCTGTCTGGTCGTTTACAGGACCTTCAGCAACAAATCAAGaaagctttagagctgctgagAGTCGGGAAGGCTG atcaGGCTATCAAAATGCTCCTGAAGTGTCAGATGGATGCTGGAACCTTCTTGTCTCCAGAGCATTTGCTGATGGGAGAGATGGAGGATCATCTGGCACAGGTCTATGCTACTCTTG GGAAGTGGCAGGAAGCAGCCAGACACCTGAAGAAGAGTATTGAGATTGTGGAAATGCACCATGGGCCATCAAGTGTAGAAACAGGCCATGAACTTTTCAAGCTGGCACAAATTCTCTTCaatgg CTTTGCAGTTTCTGAAGCTCTGAGCACAATACAAAGAGCGGAGGGGATTTTGTCAGTGCACTTTGGTCCTCAGAGTGCTCAGATGCAGGAACTACAAGAGATGAAGGCCTGCCTGTCAGAGCTTCCCAGAAACATCCTTCAGAGGACTTAA
- the SERPINF1 gene encoding pigment epithelium-derived factor, with translation MQVPVVLLFLGLLTVPSRTQNSATEQNSATADGANAGEEEEDPFYKSPVNKLAAAVSNFGYDLYRQQSARTATANVLLSPFSLATALSALSLGAGERTEDVISRALFYDLLNKAEVHDTYKELLGSVTGPEKSMKSASRIILEKRLRARPGFHSQLEKSYKMRPRALSGNSQLDLQEINTWARQQTKGRIMRFMKDMPTDVSILLAGAAFFKGTWKTKFDTKKTALKDFHLDEDRTVKVSMMSDPKAILRYGFDSELNCKIAQLPLTEGISAMFFLPTKVTQNMTLIEESLTSEFVHDVDKELKTVHAVLSLPKLKLNHEEALGNTIKETRLQALFTSPDFSKISAKPLRLSHVQHKAMLELSEDGERSTPNPGATAARLTFPIEYHVDRPFLLVLRDDTTGTLLFIGKILDPRGV, from the exons ATGCAGGTTCCAGTGGTTCTCCTTTTCCTGGGCCTCCTAACTGTCCCAAGCAGAACCCAGAACTCAGCTACTGAGCAG AACTCTGCCACAGCTGATGGAGCCAACGctggtgaggaagaggaagatccATTCTACAAGAGCCCTGTGAACAAGCTGGCAGCTGCAGTCTCCAACTTTGGCTACGACCTGTACCGCCAGCAGTCCGCGCGCACGGCCACGGCCAacgtgctgctgtcccccttcAGCCTGGCCACTGCACTTTCTGCCCTCTCCCTTG GGGCTGGAGAACGAACTGAGGATGTGATTTCTCGCGCTCTCTTCTACGATCTGCTCAACAAGGCTGAGGTCCACGACACCTACAAGGAGCTCCTGGGCAGTGTGACTGGGCCTGAGAAGAGCATGAAAAGTGCCTCCCGCATCATCCTGGAGAAAA GACTCAGGGCAAGGCCTGGATTTCACAGCCAGCTCGAGAAATCCTACAAGATGAGGCCGAGGGCACTGAGTGGCAACTCCCAGCTGGACCTGCAAGAAatcaacacctgggccaggcagcagacaaagggAAGGATCATGAGGTTCATGAAGGACATGCCCACAGATGTCAGCATTCTCCTTGCTGGGGCTGCTTTCTTCAAGG GGACATGGAAAACCAAGTTTGACACCAAGAAGACTGCCCTGAAGGATTTCCACCTGGATGAGGACAGGACAGTGAAGGTGTCCATGATGTCAGACCCCAAAGCCATCCTGAGATATGGTTTTGACTCGGAACTCAACTGCAAG ATTGCCCAGCTGCCCCTGACAGAGGGAATCAGTGCCATGTTCTTCCTGCCCACGAAGGTGACCCAGAACATGACTCTGATTGAGGAAAGCCTCACTTCCGAGTTTGTCCACGATGTGGACAAGGAGCTGAAGACAGTCCACGCTGTGCTGAGCCTGCCCAAACTAAAGCTGAACCACGAAGAGGCACTTGGAAACACAATAAAAGAGACAA ggCTCCAAGCACTTTTCACATCACCTGATTTCTCCAAGATTTCTGCCAAACCTCTGAGATTATCCCATGTGCAACACAAGGCAATGCTGGAGCTTAGTGAGGATGGGGAAAGATCCACACCAAACCCTGGGGCCACTGCTGCTCGTCTGACCTTCCCCATAGAATACCACGTGGACAGACCCTTCCTTCTTGTACTGAGGGATGACACCACTGGAACCCTCCTCTTCATTGGCAAGATCCTGGATCCCAGGGGGGTTTAG
- the SMYD4 gene encoding SET and MYND domain-containing protein 4 isoform X1: MALPVAEWQGRAARLWAALEPALRERLEAASLQDAVRLGCDVLRSKEEEEAALEQLCHRAPTDKKPEAASWYREQGNREFKRGRYQAALRLYSKAASHELPGSPEVSVCFANRSAALLHLGHFEVCLEDIARAESRGYPDRLLPKVLLRKAECLLCLGRLQDAQDVLRVLESKIALDGAMTTHLTRLKKLSQLKVKLGEKEKCPEPARGEHGGTQGEPEIWEENSRISGASSSLSLSFDADRGRHLVASQDMVAGQSLVKEEAFVSVLCPGDSLALQDGDTAWDTRATNADLYCHRCLRQLLASVPCQGCSYAKYCSQDCADRAWQQYHRTECPLGALLLTLGVFCHVALRTVLLAGFAEVSRLVEMSHHGDRNLQNPEGSCKPLSEAADAGGGSRGVPGCDSSGRYQSSYQALFHLLPHTEQHSPEHKFLCTLSVVALCKQLQAAGLEAAVLSQESPQQCSKPKTCEKTSEELSPELKTVAEAMLRHVLQLQCNAQAITVMQEMGPGDGAVVDKKPVRLATAFFPVLSLLNHSCCPNTSVSFSGTAATVRAAQPISSGQEVLHCYGPHWCRMRVAERQQLLKQYFFECRCPACLQELESGAKSVVSIRNSFCCPKCQAQMQGEEDTLCCSNEACATSASRDQLSGRLQDLQQQIKKALELLRVGKADQAIKMLLKCQMDAGTFLSPEHLLMGEMEDHLAQVYATLGKWQEAARHLKKSIEIVEMHHGPSSVETGHELFKLAQILFNGFAVSEALSTIQRAEGILSVHFGPQSAQMQELQEMKACLSELPRNILQRT; encoded by the exons ATGGCGCTGCCGGTGGCGGAGTGGCAGGGCCGCGCCGCCCGGCTCTGGGCCGCGCTGGAGCCGGCGCTGAGGGAGCGGCTGGAGGCGGCTTCGCTTCAGGACGCGGTGCGGTTGGGTTGCGATGTGCTCCG gagcaaggaggaggaggaggcagccctggagcagtTGTGCCACCGGGCACCCACGGACAAGAAGCCGGAGGCTGCGAGCTGGTACCGGGAGCAGGGAAACCGGGAATTCAAACGGGGCCGGTACCAGGCTGCCCTGAGGCTCTACTCCAAG gcagcatccCACGAGCTCCCTGGGAGccccgaggtgtccgtgtgctTTGCCAACCGCTCGGCCGCCCTCCTGCACCTGGGGCACTTTGAG GTTTGTTTGGAAGATATTGCCAGGGCTGAAAGCCGTGGCTATCCAGACAGGCTGCTGCCCAAGGTCCTGCTGCGGAAAGCTGAgtgcctgctgtgcctggggaggTTACAGGATGCACAGGATGTCCTCAGGGTGCTGGAGAGTAAAATTGCTCTGGATGGGGCCATGACTACACACCTGACACGGCTAAAAAAGCTAAGTCAGCTGAAGGTTAAATTGGGTGAGAAAGAGAAGTGTCCAGAGCCTGCACGAGGAGAACATGGTGGCACTCAAGGGGAGCCAGAGATCTGGGAAGAGAACAGCAGGATTTCAGGTGCATCCTCATCCCTGAGCCTGAGTTTTGATGCAGACAGAGGACGTCACTTGGTGGCCTCCCAGGACATGGTGGCAGGACAGAGCCTGGTGAAGGAGGAGGCCTTTGTCAgcgtgctgtgccctggggacagccttGCCCTGCAGGATGGTGACACAGCGTGGGACACCCGAGCCACCAACGCAGACCTTTACTGCCACCGCTGtctgaggcagctcctggcctcagtgccctgccagggctgcagttATGCCAAGTACTGCAGCCAGGACTGTGCAGACAGGGCCTGGCAGCAGTACCACAGGACAGAGTGTCCCCTGGGAGCGCTGCTCCTCACCCTGGGGGTCTTCTGCCACGTGGCCCTGAGGACTGTCCTGCTGGCAGGATTTGCAGAGGTCAGCAGGTTGGTGGAAATGTCCCACCATGGGGACAGGAACCTTCAGAACCCTGAGGGAAGCTGCAAGCCTCTCAGTGAGGCAGCAGatgcaggaggtggcagcagaggTGTCCCTGGTTGTGACAGCAGTGGTCGGTACCAGAGCTCTTACCAAGCTCTGTTCCACCTTTTGCCCcacactgagcagcacagccctgagcacaaGTTCCTCTGCACTCTCAGTGTGGTAGCTCTGTGCAAACAGCTGCAAGCAGCTGGCCTGGAGGCTGCTGTGTTGAGTCAGGAATCACCTCAACAGTGCTCCAAACCAAAGACATGTGAGAAAACCTCAGAGGAATTGTCCCCAGAGCTGAAGACTGTGGCAGAAGCAATGCTGAGGCACGTGTTGCAGCTGCAGTGTAATGCACAAGCAATCACTGTAATGCAGGAGATGG ggcctggagatggggctgTTGTAGATAAGAAGCCTGTGAGGCTGGCAACAGCCTTCTTCCCTGTCCTCAGCCTCCTGAACCACTCGTGCTGCCCCAACACCAGCGTGTCGTTCAGCGGGACAGCTGCCACTgtcagggcagcacagccaaTCTCAAGTGGCCAAGAGGTTTTGCATTGCTATG ggcctcacTGGTGCAGGATGAGGGTTGCTGAGAGACAGCAGCTTCTCAAGCAGTATTTCTTTGAGTGTCGCTGCCCAGCGTGCCTCCAGGAGTTAGAGTCTGGTGCCAAGAGTGTGGTGTCCATCAGAAATTCGTTCTGCTGTCCCAAATGCCAGGCCCAAATGCAG GGGGAAGAAGACACCCTTTGCTGTTCAAATGAAGCTTGTGCAACCTCAGCCAGCAGAGATCAGCTGTCTGGTCGTTTACAGGACCTTCAGCAACAAATCAAGaaagctttagagctgctgagAGTCGGGAAGGCTG atcaGGCTATCAAAATGCTCCTGAAGTGTCAGATGGATGCTGGAACCTTCTTGTCTCCAGAGCATTTGCTGATGGGAGAGATGGAGGATCATCTGGCACAGGTCTATGCTACTCTTG GGAAGTGGCAGGAAGCAGCCAGACACCTGAAGAAGAGTATTGAGATTGTGGAAATGCACCATGGGCCATCAAGTGTAGAAACAGGCCATGAACTTTTCAAGCTGGCACAAATTCTCTTCaatgg CTTTGCAGTTTCTGAAGCTCTGAGCACAATACAAAGAGCGGAGGGGATTTTGTCAGTGCACTTTGGTCCTCAGAGTGCTCAGATGCAGGAACTACAAGAGATGAAGGCCTGCCTGTCAGAGCTTCCCAGAAACATCCTTCAGAGGACTTAA